GACACTGTCAAATATGTTGAGAATCAGGCACAAAGTGTGGGTAAAAGCATGAAGCGATTTTATTCTGATGTTATGCTTCCTCTAAAACATGATGCCAAAGGAGTGGCTTTAAAAAGAAGCACTACAATTGGTACCTCTTTTGAATCAAAGGTTGCTGAAGTTGATCCCATTGAAAAACGGCCTGATCATGCTTCTAATGAACTTTTCCATTCAGTTCAATTAAGTATTCCGGCTTCTGTTGATGCCTTTGATGGGGCAGACTCGGACAAAATGTCCCCACTAGTTAGTGATGTTATGAAAACTACAAGCTCTGATGTTAGCAGAGAAGAAAATGCCATAAGGAAAATGGCATCCAGGTCTGATGTACCAGAGCTGATATCTCAGAGTGAGGATAAATTCATTGATATGGAGTTCCAATCCCCTAAAAGGGAGACAAGAGTTAGTGATAATACTACAGTTGATGAGGTAAACAAGCAGCTTGAGTGTGGGTTTGGTGAGATTTGCCATGTAGACCAACCAGGTAACCTTAATTCTGTGGATTCCCTTTTGGGGAAACAATATGTAACTTCAGAACAAGTTGCTGGTTTTTTGAACGATACAAAACCTGAAGTGAACCCAGAGGAACATGCCACAATGGAAAAGCATTCAGCATCCATGGTGTCAGGTTTACTATCTCCTTTTGAGAAGGAATCCTCTGGATCTTCAATGTTGAGCAAGTTCATTGATTGTAATGAGAAAGAAATGCCTTTCGAAGCTGAGGTTCCTCCTTCAACTTCAGTTCAGGATGTGAGAAAGCCATCTGTATCTGATGTTTCAGAGTCAATCTTTCCTGGTGAGGAAGAATCATTTGGAGCTTCAATGGTGAATGAGATTGTTAATTGTGATGATGAAATTCCATCTGTTGTTCAATCTGATGTTTCTTCTGCAACTTTAGTTCAGGGTGACCAAAAcgaaagaaaagataaaaatgatcGTGCAGGTGTCTCTGACTGTGTCTCAGATGCTTCAGGTGATGTTACTTCTTATAAAATGACCTCTTCAGGCATTCGCTCTGAGGAAGTTATGGCAGAGGTTGGAGTCGTTTCTCCTTGTGGTTCAGTATtaaaggaaattaattttcCGGAGAAGAATTCGCTTGAACATTCACCTGCAAAAGCTTTAATTTCTCATGATCCCATTAACGTGGCTGAATTGACAGGACCCATCTCGTCTGGCAATGACTTGTCCATGGCATCTCCTGGTTAACAACTTGTTCTTACGTTATGATAAGCATATATTTTCTCTCTTGCGGAATTGATTTTCATCTTGTGATATCGCAGAAAATGATGCCTACAGAACTGCTAATAGTCCCAAGTCCCTGACTGAAATATCAGGAAGCAAAAATGTTTACTTTGGTGGTGAACCTGCTCAAATTCAGGCTTTATCCTTATCTAATATTGGTAAGCAAGCAAAATATATAGCTTGATTGCTTTCTTCTCTGCCTTCCTTTTAAGTGTGTTTCTCCATCCTCATTTTTGTTAATGTCAAATATCAATAGCAGTAGTTGTAATTGTGATATCAATAATGAGGATGATGATAATGCAAACTGTACAGTTCCGACTTTACTTGACATAATAATAATGACAAGAACTTTGTACCAAAAAAAATGTTAGAACCTTCAGAAACCAAGCTTGTTTTAATTGtgtctagttttttttttctgccaATTGGGATACAAGCCACTATTGttcaataatgaaataataGTAACGTTAAAAAGGAGGTTTCTTCAAAAGATATGATGGTTATATCTTTAAACGGTTAGGTCAGTCAGCAACATGATCAAAATGACTTTCAAATTAATCAATATGTGTGTTTGTGTGTATTTCTAAAGTATGAAGTCACTAGTCTTTGTGAGTGATGAATGGTTCTTTATGTTATGCATTTTTGGTTATTGGTTTGCACCATATCATAGAAACTTTGTTTTACATTGCCTTTTGGTAGAACTGTTGAATGCAGAAGCTTAATAACTGTAATTTTACTTTCTCTAATTCTGAAAACCATAAACAGGACATATAAATGATTCCACTGATGATATCAATATTTCTTCCATGGAAACCATTGAATTGTATGATGAGGTGAAGCTCGAGGATAGCTGTCATATTCCCGATGTTACTGCACTTTATGCCGTCTCTCATATAATGAATAAACACAAATCATACAAGGTCGGTCTGtctgtctctctctctctcacacacacacacacacagacAGTCAGGTGCATTGGAGATCTTCTTTGCAACATGAGAAATAGCATTCTCCAATACAATTTTCTGTTTTCAGTAAATTCTTATGAGAAAATTGTATGTTCGCAATGCAAATACAGTTGATATTATGAATATCTCTGCACACAAGTCATTTATCATGCAAAGTACTGGCAATTTAATAGTCAGTTTTGCTTTATGCATCTTGAGACATGCATTACTATACAAATGAAAACGAACTTTAAGCTACTTTCAGTGTGATGCTTTAGACAACTGGGACTGAATTGGAATGTATGCCTTACCTGATAGGAGCTTCTTTTACTTCCAATATAATCCTTTGCTAATTTGCTGATTTTTCATTTGCTTTCAATAGAAAAGAATCAAGGATGCTTTAACTTCGAAAAAGAGGCTGGTGAAAGAGTATGAACAGCTAGCAATATGGTTTGGAGATGCGGACATGGGGTCAGACCACAATCATTTCCAAACTCCACAGCCCTCAtcctccactgcaacctcaaaGTCCAAAAATACGCAAACGGAACTTGTATGTGATTCTGACTGGGAACTCCTTTAACCacttaaacaaattatgttGATCAGATTAGCTTCAACCGGGTTCATTCTCAAGCCTTTTCCTTGTGCCATAAGAATGAGATACACTGTGAATTTTCGTTTATATGCAGGTAATCAGTCTGTcttgtaaattaaatttctatcaTAAATGGCACACATTTCAAAGTTCAGTATATacctatttcttttatatatttttctcataCATATTCAGTGGACATGAACCATTTCTTCACACTCAAGCTTGATAGCTGAGATACCTTTTTGCATCATCATTTTGACGTTCATCTCCAATTTTTTGACAAGCAATACTGTTGAATTTACAAAAAAGTtatcaaaaattttgataactCTGCAACAAATATGCATACAAAATCTCATTCCATGTATCAGGTACTCCTGGTAAGCACCAATGAATGCAATCAGCAAAATTTAGTGGGTCAGCTTTTTGTTCCTTTGTCAAGAGCTTGCCTCTTCGTTCTCCGAAAACTGTCGTATGAGCATCTTTCCTATATTCTGATAACTGGGTAATGTTCAAAAATGTGACATTGATTTTAAGGTCTTGTAAAACTTCATGAAGTATCTCCATGATAGCTAGGTTAGACCCCGTGCCCCAATATGAACCTTGGATGGGGTAAGACTCATTGAAACAGTTTCCACGGCTGCCTGGCTTCCATTCCCAGCTCCTAGAATGGAAAATTTCACAACAATTATAAGCTTTTCTTCCCATTGTAAATGAAagattttctaatttaaataaCCAGTAGAACTCACCACAAGTGTGTTGGGGACATACTCATGAAAAAAACCTTTTGAAGATGAGGATTAATGGTGGATTCTAACCAATTCCCCCAAGTTTCCATTGCAATTCTATAGGCAGTTGTGACATTATATTCTTGAACATCCTCCATGGATCCGTAGCTGAAACCAATGGCCAAAATGAGTGTCAAATATGGATATTATTTTATAGCAGATTTGTGGATTCTGATTTAGATGGATATGTTCAATTTAGATTTGTGATTCCGATTCAGATGGATATATtcaatttaagattttatagcAGATTTGTGGGTTCCGATTTAGATTGTACGTCGTACTTACGTAGCGTTGATCTGAGGTCTATACATCCACCATACATAGCTCTCAAATACTAACACATCCACTCCTTCCCAGCTCTTGCCATGTTTAGATATGGAGTCAAGGTTGACCAGACGTTTTAATACAGTATGATTTGTCGCATGGTCTGAGATAGATTCCACAATGAATGGAGCCCAATAGTACTCAATAGTTGCATTGTACTCCTGTATTATAATCACCAACAAGCAAATCATATCACATAAATCTTGAAAAAGTACACTGCAATTGTAAGTATTATGGCTAATGAGGATGCAGGTTTAAGTACCTTGGCTTTGAAGATCTTCCTAGGAGGATCTCTTTTAAAAGATTTCTTCCCTTTGGGAACCACAGATTGTACCAGGCAGACCATTGATTCAAATTGGGCTCTTTGAACTGAATCCCCTATGAACATCAACCTTTTGTCCCTCAAAATGTCCAATAGCTTCAATGGATCAAACCTGCAAGTCACTGCATACTTTAAGTAATTCCCTATTTActttcatgtatatacatgcatatatatatatatgtatgtatgtatacctTGGTAGGTTGCATGCTTGAGGCTGCCATCTCCAGTTTTGGTAAAAAGAATCGGGCCTGCCATTTTTTAGACAAGTTGTTTGTTTAACCAAGTAAGGGCAGCTATTTTCTTCATAAAGAGGATATGAGACATTGTCCCAAACCCATTTCCCTTCAAACAGGTTGCAGCTTTCATCCATCCGATCTTCCGGTAAAACAAAAACCGATTTCCTCAGCTTCTCCGGTTTGCCATAGTACTGAAATACATAGCTTTTGCCACTCTTCAAGCTATCAAACACTAATTGTGCTGTTCCTAAAACAAGAAGGGAAGCTAATAAAACAGGAAACAATGATTGGATCCTCTCTGCAGATTGCCCCTTCATTGAGCTCAAGAGGATTAGGGAGACAAAGGGTTTTTCTTTTAGTTCATTTGTTgttacagttttttttttcaatgtatTTGAAGACTTATCTTCAAACTTAAgctctcaaaaataaaaatagaaaaatagcaCCTACCTGCTGTTAGGATCAAGTTTAGATAGCAAGTTACAGATGTTCAATGCAACCTGTAACAAGTTTGTCATCATGAATGAAAGTGAACCAACATGCGGAAATTGAATCGAAAATCATATGATCTGTTGGTAGAATATGGGACTCGGTCATAGTAACCAGATTGGTATCTTAAAAGTaccccaaagaaaaaaaagagattgagaaaaggtgcaacatcaaattcccagaACTAAACAATGAACATCAATGGTTGGTAGCTTTGAATTTGCTGTTGTTGGTTCATCTTTTACTTCTTTTGAACTTCATATATGCTTTAGATTGTGACACTTTGGGGGTTTAAAAAACTGATCCATGTGGAAACTTGAATCATAGATTACGGCTAACAATTGTTGTTGGTCTTCATTTAGAATCCATGGAATTGAACTTAGTTTCTTTTTGGTCAGTTTGGTGACAtgtctgattttttttttatttgtcaataaatatataaccactatttttgttttaagaattaaatGAGAAATTGGCACCTGCACATCTTCgtacttaaatttttgttgTATGTTATATAATTAACTACTAACTAAATACaaattgtcaagtttaagggctaaaatatgtattaatccattatatatttatatatatttattttatataatttatatattataaaaatagaattttggagttttaaaatttttattttatttttatttttaaatgtatatatataattttatataattaatctaaaactaCTATTAAAGTTAGCAGTAAGTGGAATTTTTAGATTCCACAAATAAGGTCATGGGTTGATATGTATCCtataaagttataataaaacattaaaataaataaatattaaagagaaACATATGTGTTACCATTACATTTAACATTTGTTGGTGAATgcttttattataataaatgagatatttaaaataaagaaaagtagtTTTAGGAAAGCagtaataaaaaaagtaaaaactatTAGAAAAGtagtaataaaaaaagtaaaaactaatGCAAAAGTTAccaatatttcaaaatatatatgatttattttatattttaagattatatacttttttttattggtgCTACTAAGTAGAGTAATTTCAAACACTTAATAGTCAgggtgaaataaaaaaaattagtgatcgaaattaaattgtaattttatgataataaaatacaatttcatcattttaatagtttatattttataattttaaatgattaaattaaattttatcatttttaggggccAAAATACAATATTacctttacaaatttaaatttttaaaattttaaagggattttgtatttttttagaaaagattttgtatgatttattttgtagtttaggattatgtttttatatatattttattgatgctACCGGGTTGAGCAATCCCATACACACTTAAGAGCTATATACTAGTATTATAGTTGTGTGActtgaattttatcatttgttaaagaaataaaatatgcaCCATGCCACATAAGTAAAAttcatatagaactacacttcttttatttgacattgattagaataagatttttttaacctttaaatagatgtaattGAAACTCTTCTTGTATCATTCGTTTTTCAATATTAGTGAATTTATTCTCCTCTGCCTGaggttttttcccgaaaagatttccacgtaaaatctgtgtgttcttatatttcttattttgctATCCTTCTATTGCCATTATCGATGTCTATTA
This sequence is a window from Gossypium raimondii isolate GPD5lz chromosome 5, ASM2569854v1, whole genome shotgun sequence. Protein-coding genes within it:
- the LOC105766382 gene encoding protein trichome birefringence-like 31: MKGQSAERIQSLFPVLLASLLVLGTAQLVFDSLKSGKSYVFQYYGKPEKLRKSVFVLPEDRMDESCNLFEGKWVWDNVSYPLYEENSCPYLVKQTTCLKNGRPDSFYQNWRWQPQACNLPRFDPLKLLDILRDKRLMFIGDSVQRAQFESMVCLVQSVVPKGKKSFKRDPPRKIFKAKEYNATIEYYWAPFIVESISDHATNHTVLKRLVNLDSISKHGKSWEGVDVLVFESYVWWMYRPQINATYGSMEDVQEYNVTTAYRIAMETWGNWLESTINPHLQKVFFMSMSPTHLWSWEWKPGSRGNCFNESYPIQGSYWGTGSNLAIMEILHEVLQDLKINVTFLNITQLSEYRKDAHTTVFGERRGKLLTKEQKADPLNFADCIHWCLPGVPDTWNEILYAYLLQSYQNF
- the LOC105766383 gene encoding uncharacterized protein LOC105766383, whose product is MDSRFKGIGWVGGIYQKFETLCHEMDNIVNQDTVKYVENQAQSVGKSMKRFYSDVMLPLKHDAKGVALKRSTTIGTSFESKVAEVDPIEKRPDHASNELFHSVQLSIPASVDAFDGADSDKMSPLVSDVMKTTSSDVSREENAIRKMASRSDVPELISQSEDKFIDMEFQSPKRETRVSDNTTVDEVNKQLECGFGEICHVDQPGNLNSVDSLLGKQYVTSEQVAGFLNDTKPEVNPEEHATMEKHSASMVSGLLSPFEKESSGSSMLSKFIDCNEKEMPFEAEVPPSTSVQDVRKPSVSDVSESIFPGEEESFGASMVNEIVNCDDEIPSVVQSDVSSATLVQGDQNERKDKNDRAGVSDCVSDASGDVTSYKMTSSGIRSEEVMAEVGVVSPCGSVLKEINFPEKNSLEHSPAKALISHDPINVAELTGPISSGNDLSMASPENDAYRTANSPKSLTEISGSKNVYFGGEPAQIQALSLSNIGHINDSTDDINISSMETIELYDEVKLEDSCHIPDVTALYAVSHIMNKHKSYKKRIKDALTSKKRLVKEYEQLAIWFGDADMGSDHNHFQTPQPSSSTATSKSKNTQTELVCDSDWELL